The sequence below is a genomic window from Haematobia irritans isolate KBUSLIRL chromosome 3, ASM5000362v1, whole genome shotgun sequence.
ataaaattttgcgaaaattttctttagaaataaaattttccaaaaaatttctatagaaattaaattttgtaacaattttctatagaaataaaatgttgcagaaattttctattgaaataaaattttgcgaaaattttctttagaaattaaattttccaaaaaagttctaaagaaataaaattttgcaacaattttctatagaaataaaatgttgcaaaaattttctattgaaataaagttttgcgaacatttgctataggaataaaattttgcaaacattttctatagaaataacattttgccaaaaaaaaatttggtaaaattttctaacaattttctatggaaataagatgttgcagaaattttatattgaaattaaattttgcgaaaattttctttagaaattagattttccaaaaaaattctatagaaataaaattttgtagcaattttctatagaaaatatattttgcatagattttcttagagaaaatattttgcacaggttttctaggaaataaaattttgacaaaattttctataaaattttgacaaaattttttggagaaataaaattttgacaaaattttctatactaataaaatttttacaaaattttctaaagttataaaattttgacaaaattttcaataaaaataaaattttgacaaaattttctatagtaataaaattttgacaaaattttctataataataaaattttgacaaaattttctataataataaaattttgacaaaattttccaatagaaataaaattttgacaaaattttccaatagaaataaaattttgacaaaattttctatagtaataaaattttgaaaaaatttcttagaaataaaatgttataaaattttgacaaaattttttggagaaataaaattttgacaaaattttctatactaataaaatttttacaaaattttctatagtaataaaattttgacaaaattttctatactaataaaatttttacaaaattttctaaagttataaaattttgacaaaattttcaataaaaataaaattttgacaaaattttctatagtaataaaattttgacaaaattttctataataataaaattttgacaaaattttctataataataaaattttgacaaaattttccaatagaaataaaattttgacaaaattttccaatagaaataaaattttgacaaaattttctatagtaataaaattttgaaaaaacttcttagaaataaaatgttataaaattttgacaaaattttttggagaaataaaattttgacaaaattttctatactaataaaatttttacaaaattttctatagtaataaaatttttacaaaattttctatagtaataaaattttgacaaaattttctaaagttataaaattttgacaaaattttcaatagaaataaaattttgacaaaattttctataataataaaattttgacaaaattttccaatagaaataaaattttgacaaaattttctataataataaaattttgacaatattgtctatagtaattacattttgacaaaattttctatagtaataaaatttttgcaaaattttctataaaatgttgacaaaattttttagagaaataaaatgttgacaaaattttttaaagaaataaaattttgaaaaattttctatagaaataaaattttgacaaaattttctataaaatgaaattttgacaaaaagtttctataataataaaatttttacaaaattttcttagaaataaaatttttgcaaaaatttctatggaaataaaattttgcaaaaattttctatagaaataaaattttgcaaaaattttctatagaaattcttcccactatattcttcccactaTAAAACCAATTTAGCTACGCCtttacattttttgtattttttgtaatcTTCTTATTTCTAAGTTATCTCTATctccaaattatttatttagtcaCTTATCATTATTGGCACATTTTTGCCTTCCGTATTTGCTCGCATTACCCCATACCGATATCTAAtctcaaaccaaaaaaaaaaatcgtaaaatttattatcaaattGTACGCATCGGATTACACAAAAAACAcagattttactacaaaataaacGTGACTCAGTGGGCAAATGGAATTTAAAGCCCAACTTTAAAATGAAATGcgacacagaaaattttatataaacaagaGAAATAATTTATGCAATTATTTGCACAAAGCTATTGGGAGATATTAAGACCATAAATCATCAAGCAATTTTGGGGAAACGCTGAATAATGCGTTTTCAAATAATTACAGGATTAATTATCGTGACAGGTATGAGCGAAACTCAAAcaaagagagggagagagagattaCAATGCAATTTTATCAATGTTAATAATGATGTATTTCCTTGATTTTCTTTATATTCCCCACCCCCGACAGTAATCCTCCTTGTAGGATATGTCCAAGCGAAAAATTTGCCAAGCCATGGAATTTCAAATATGATTTGCAAGGATAATAAGGAAATTGATGCAACACAAAAATCAAGTAAAGGATCTTTGTGGCATACAACAATTGAGGCTACTAGTTTGCAGGAAGAAAAAGGTCTCCATTCTCCTATAAAGGAAAAGAAATCGTCTTCAATTAAATCCAGTGAAAGTAAAGCTTTCCATGTATTCGTCCATAGAAAACCCATGAAGGATGCCCCTATAACCCATATTACTGAAGTGAATCTGGAGTCCTCAATACCCAAAGAAGATATGGTTAAAAAAATCATAGCAACTTTTGGAACCAAACAGGCTAATATTCTAACGAAATTGGCCGTCGATATATCCAAGAAACATAgacttgaagaaaaaaaatccagaAAATCTTACAATAGAATTGCTAGAGCTAGTTGCAATACCTCAAAAAGGTCATCGAGACGTGTTTCTAGGACCAGCAAGAGAAGTCATAAAACTGAAGCCGAAGGAAAGATTATCACTTCCCTGGGAAAGAAACAGAACTCAGTGCCTTTGGATGACAAGGATCTAATGAAACATGAGaaaaatttggcgaaaaaaaatcttgataacCCAGAGGAGGAGATGAAAACTTCTACACCTTCTTCAGTATTTGCGGGAGGTCTAAAGATAACGCCGGCCACATGGAAGTTTAAAACGAAACCCTTGCCCCAAGAGTTACGGGAAGATGTAGATGATAAAGGAAATGGAAAAGCAACTAAAGAGCAAGCAACGGATCTTAAAAAGGATTCAAGTGAAGAGGAAGAAGTTTCTCAAAAAGATTTTGAAGTAACTTCAACAACTTCGAAACCAACACAAACAAAATCATCAGAGAATACTACATCCAACTCCCAGAAAAGAGGATCAAATCAAAGAGAAGATGATGCTAAAGAGGCTGTTTCTCTGAAAGAGGAATCTTCTATAATATCTAAAGGATCAATTAAAAGAGAAGATGACGCTATAGAGGCTCTTCCTATTAAAGAGGAATCTTCTACAAGGACTAAAGGAACAAATCAAACAGAAGATGATGTTCACGAGAACCCCGCTGCtgaagaaaattcttctaaaactCCCTCCCAATTGAGCTCAGTAACCCACGATGAAACTCCTAAGCAAGAAGATCTTGCAACTCCTGCTCTGGCCACAACTCCTTTTCCCCAAAAACCAACTTCCAAAATAGTTGCAGTAACACCCAAATCAAATAATGAATTATCTGAGCTAAGAACTAAAGGAGAAGCTTCTAAAATTGCTAATGCCATGCCTTTACCCATAACTGCTGAAGAAATAACTTCGGTCTCCCGCGGTAGAGGAGAAGATATCGAAGAACTAATGGAAACAGATCATGGAACTTCAAAGGACTCAAAAACAAACTCCCCTCGAGATCAAACAAAATCAGCCATTTTAAACTCAAACAATGAAGAAGCACCATCATCACGAACAGAAGTCACACCAAGATTGAATACTGCAACTTTGACTACTCTTGATTCAGAACATATTCCCaaaattgaaacatttttaaCCACCCCTTTGCCAGTAACAACTCCTCTGAAATCAATATTGAAAGAAAAGGATATGGTGGAATCCGatttagagcaaaattttatggaaGATTTAGAAGAGAAAAAGTTTACCAGTAAAGTTGAACATGCTACCATTAAATCGGAGAAACCCAAAACTAAATCACCATCATCGAAAATCCATACTGTCCGACTAGATGGTTTAGATACCAAATCCAATATGGATACGGATATCACAACTACTACACCCAAATTACAAACTTCCAAACATCATAGGCTCTCTTTGAATGATAGTGATAGTGATACTCCCAAATCTGAAGATTCTAGTGCCATTGTGGAAGTTAGTACTTTTCTAACAGAAGATGCTGCTTTGAGAGCAGCTACTGAAGATCTAGATTTTCGTCTCTTTTTAAATGATCATCCCATTCCTACGAATATTGATGCTTTCCCCAATAAATCCGAAAATCATGCCACATTTTCCACAATGGCTTCACATGAAGAAGAAGTTCTTAGAGAGGTGGGTCATAGTTTTACTTAGAGAAGgagaagaaaaatgtgttattATAAAATAAGCCATCCAAATTGGATGAACTAACATGTGATGAGGATcacattgaaaatatttgatgatgaGAAGATAAAAATATTTAGCTGATGCCTGAATAGCCTTtagatttaattatttatattaactTATATGTTTTGAAacagaaaagaaataaattataaaaaaaaataaaaataaacttattttgaatccatttttttttatttatatccacTAACATCGTTATCACTGAGTTTTTCTAAAAGGTGGCTCAAAAAGTgtcattttagaatcagtttagatttattcGAATTGGTTACCTTTGCCACGAATTATCcagacaaagccatcacaaaAGTTGCTCCACCATTGCTGCCACTGAGAATttgtaaaaagtggcacaaaaagtgtcatttaGAATCACTATATATTTGTTCGATTTCCATACTTTTGGCATGAATTATGGCTTTCAAATGGTCGACAAAGCTATCACaagctgcacgaaagtggcttcACCATTGTTATCActgagaatttctaaaaagtggcTCAAACAATGTCATATTAGAATCAGCTTAGATTTGTTTTAATTAGCTACCTTTTGGAACGAATTGTGGCCTGGTCGACAAAGACATCACAGCCTGCACGAGAGTGGAATcactttagatttgttcgaattggcacaAATTGTGGCCTTCAAATTGCCGTCAAAGCCATCATAGGCTGCATGAAAGTGACCCCACGTTTGTTACTACTGGAAGtatttaaaaagtggcacaaaaagtgtcatttaGAATCATTTTACATTTGTTGGACTTGGCTACGTTTTTCCAAATTATAGCCTTCAAATgttcgacaaagccatcacaggCTGCAAAAAAGTGGCCCCACGTTTGctgagaatttctaaaaagtggcaca
It includes:
- the LOC142230040 gene encoding uncharacterized protein LOC142230040, with the protein product MRFQIITGLIIVTVILLVGYVQAKNLPSHGISNMICKDNKEIDATQKSSKGSLWHTTIEATSLQEEKGLHSPIKEKKSSSIKSSESKAFHVFVHRKPMKDAPITHITEVNLESSIPKEDMVKKIIATFGTKQANILTKLAVDISKKHRLEEKKSRKSYNRIARASCNTSKRSSRRVSRTSKRSHKTEAEGKIITSLGKKQNSVPLDDKDLMKHEKNLAKKNLDNPEEEMKTSTPSSVFAGGLKITPATWKFKTKPLPQELREDVDDKGNGKATKEQATDLKKDSSEEEEVSQKDFEVTSTTSKPTQTKSSENTTSNSQKRGSNQREDDAKEAVSLKEESSIISKGSIKREDDAIEALPIKEESSTRTKGTNQTEDDVHENPAAEENSSKTPSQLSSVTHDETPKQEDLATPALATTPFPQKPTSKIVAVTPKSNNELSELRTKGEASKIANAMPLPITAEEITSVSRGRGEDIEELMETDHGTSKDSKTNSPRDQTKSAILNSNNEEAPSSRTEVTPRLNTATLTTLDSEHIPKIETFLTTPLPVTTPLKSILKEKDMVESDLEQNFMEDLEEKKFTSKVEHATIKSEKPKTKSPSSKIHTVRLDGLDTKSNMDTDITTTTPKLQTSKHHRLSLNDSDSDTPKSEDSSAIVEVSTFLTEDAALRAATEDLDFRLFLNDHPIPTNIDAFPNKSENHATFSTMASHEEEVLREVGHSFT